tataatttaaaattggtTCTGACTCACCGATTGCCTCATCAACGCCTAGTCAGTCACAGAATACGTCATAACAGGGCTCAGCCCAAACTCTTGCCTTGAATAAGTTTTGGACATATCTATGgttttggacctagaaagctgaaattttgtacagaagtGCAAAGTTTAAAAGGTAGTCGCGAAGAATTATTACTTCCTCCATCCATgcgaaaatatattataaactttAGATATGACCATAGATAACACACTATATAACCTGATATGACGGTTGACACAGAGTTAATAGGGTAATATTATGGCGAGTCTGTTTTCCGCAATAAGTATCTATACCTCCATCACCTCCATGGTATACTTGTATGGAATACATTAtcctaagtaaataagtaataatataaatactaaattaattgaattattcatttatttattgatttttcacAATCTACCTATCACCTGATATTGCTAAGATAGGAAGCGTTTATTATCTCTGTTATCTACATGTTACCCATATTTCATAGCAAAGGAGTTGGTGGCAATTTCGGGATAAGTATAaagatttagcttttttttattctaacgCTAAATTGCTCAATGGCACTGTTTTGTCGGTagaggatggtaactagccacggccaaagcctccaaCCAGACCAGTGGTTCATTTGGTTGGACCAGCGTTCACCGATGGTTTAACGTGCTCTCTAAAGCACGGAGGAAGCGAAAAGGCAAAATTTGGATTGCTGAAaacggtcacccatccagttaccgacttgggttaacgttgcttaacaaacgcaatcgattgatacgcATTAACTAGGCTCCATTCTATCTCTCCACTCTTCTTCACAGTGGTGAGGGAGAGTGGCGAGATAGAATGGGGCCTAGTTAATGCACCAGATGTCAAATTCTTCCAAGTCTTCACAGTACCTCGTCGCAGAGGCATAGCAGCGCGCCTCGCGGTATTATCGCTGGTGCTAGCTGCTATCGCGGCTGCGTGGTGTCTGGCCGACCTGACCAGCCAGGTCTTGCTGCCACCGCAGCCGATACTGGCCCTCGACCACTACGCGATCAACAGAAGCCTCAAAAGCTACCTCGATAACATGTAAGACACCAAGTATGAGCGTTGGCTTTcttatgtggtcgacatccaatctactcgCATGAAAGGAATCGCTAAAGTTTGGACCATCTTTTCAGCATCCGCATTTTCTGTCACGTATTCTtgttttgaaagaaagaaagaacgaaaaaacgtttattttttgaAAGCCGTGCCGTGCCACACCTTACCAGTTATACCCACGGGTTAAATTATCCCGGCGCCTCTTATACTTGAGCATTACAGTCAAAAGACCTCAAACAGAAGAAGtgccggaataaactgtgtcatattgtgtggcacaacccgaaaaaCAACAGTTATAACTTGTGTACCTTCAAGACAATTTACCTGAACATCGTAGTACTCAAACGGATGGAACGTTCTGAACACCAAGCCATGCCTTTCTGAATTTATTGACGGCCAAAGTTTCATGACGTAACTTTAATCGCCATGCCGTCATCAACTCATCACCAGCCCAGTACCTAGgaccagtgacggattaagactacttgatgccctaagcaatccatgcctgtgggcccccctatccgtatgtcaattAAAATCGATCTTTAATTAAACCTTTatcgcctaaaaacattagttttttgtaaaataagatgatgagatgtaacgtactttagaagtggagtaggtgcgacaacaataaaaaccaaagcataattatttatttatttattgaaatgtgCCTTGTGGCTTTCGGGGACATTCGAATTgtcgggcagcgagtgggcaagcggagTCGGGTTATGATTCTAGATCGGACTCtatcacccgtattcacaaacgttactatatcaggtctcatagtgccctcgaacgcatagtgtccgttccaccaatcagatgactgtatcacgtcaatttacaatgatctgattggtggaacctacactatgcgttcgagcgcattGTGAGACCTCATCatgacctcatagtaacgtttgtgaatacggccgtatgtcaacttaaaacgcgcgaattttcaaattagtcctcgAAAAGTTCctactctcacgtcaccaaaaaccacaccaaaaaactTTTTTGGTGTGGTTGAGACGTGATGCCTTAAGGACGAATTTTtttgcttcttctggtgccccctcagacgtgatgccctaagcaattgcttaatttgattaagggttaatccgtcactgcctaggacgggtctcctctcagaataagaagagtttaggccattgcccaccacgctggccaagtgcgtattGATAGACTTCAACCTTTGAGATCATGAtgtgcgtaatttttttttatgaaatcttCTAGAAGTGTCCTCATCGAGCCTTCAAGCACGGTGTGCTCTGACAACAAGCGGGTGGATGTGCTGGTGTTGGTGACGTCATCACCGAAGAGGTTTGCCCAGCGGCAGGCCATCAGGGACACGTGGGGCAAGTATGTGCCTGCCTACTTTGTGCTGGGCTTGGATGGACCTGCGGTGGAGGATCTTACGGTGAGCCTATTCCCCGAGCCTCCACACATCTCAACctagattaaaaatatttttgtctcGAACTTTTCGACTCCTATCTTTCTATAATGGTTTTGTGttctttttcaataaaaaataaaataggattGTATTGAAGGCATCGTCAAGCTTTGCACCCGTACGTAGTGAAAATTCCACggacaagtaggtacttgtaggtacaaagtgatttgcttcctcgtttttaATTGCAACAGCTATGAAACGTTCTTCTGGCATCAGTTCCTCCCACTTTTAATATCTTTCAGCATTCCTTATGGGATGCCCTTCCAGGTTCTATTTTTCCTTCCACTTCTAATATTATAGGCACCTTCAAATCAATACTGAATAGAGAtattttaggcaagcgcgctctatcttagtCTGGATCATCTGCATAATCTGATTTCCGAACCGGTGATAAAatcttgacataatattatttatgtggCACAGAATGTTCTACAtgaaattaaatttcatttcattgcaTCATTTGCCAACAGATTTGAAAACTATATCGCTTCGGAACTTAATCGAAGATGTTAGTATTAATATTAACCTTGTTTCAGGCAGACAATTATTTAGAAGCAAAGGCGTACGGTGACATGATAATCTTCCAGTTCCTAGACCACTACCAGAACCTGACCCTGAAGTCTGCCCTGATGATGCAGTGGACTGCCGCAAGGTAGTGACAGACTGaaggcaattttttttgttttgttttcgggGTGTGTCTGTTGGCCCTATTGACCGTGACAGTTTTACAGTGATGGTGTGCGTTAAGCTCAGTACCTATTAGAGTGAACTGGAGTGATGAGCTTTCGttttgatcctaaatcgacaTCTGACAAATATTAGCTATCACGTACCATCAGCGTACGTACTCGTACGTATCGTATCAGCGTGTTAGTATTAGTTATCACGTGAAatcaaacatttaaaaatattataataatatttaaaactctTTACCACTGCCACGACGGCCCATGTCACATACCTAGTCGTTTCTTAGCCAACTTTGACACCTGCCAttgtaggtgaagcctcgagGCTTTGTTACAAGTCTCTTGAACTGTAGTATATAGCTCTGTACCTGGGCTAGACTCTGGTGGTTTACTTACCTAATGCTTATaacccaaacccttctcattctgagaggaaacccgttgTCAGTGGTGGGTCGGCGAtgaggtgatgatgatgatcaatttGCAAGGTTCAAAGCCGTGGGATAAGCCCACGTCCGAGTCAACTCAAAGATCAGGAATCTtagctacctactttttatatgCAGAAGTGCAAATGTAGTTACTAATTTTGTCGCTCTACAAAGTTAACCATGGCATTAGTGTTCTCATTCATTACATTAATCACTGAAGGTGTCCTTCACACCTGGACGAGCTCATGCTGTTCAAGACCGATGATGATGTTCTGGTCAACCCCTGGGTACTGAGACGAGTGGTCCAGCAGAATTCTGGAAAGGATCTTATTGGTACCAGTAttgctattattttttttatatttcaagaTGAAGGTtagaaagagtaacaaacatacacacatacacacatatacaaaaactttctcctttataatatcagtgtgaaaTTGTCAGGGTACAGGAAGGTGAACAGCTACCTGCATCGCGACGCGTACAACAAGTGGTACGTGCCGCGCTGGCTGCACCGACATGACTTCGTGCCGGAATACCTCTCGGGGACAGGCTACCTGATAAAAGGTgggcatttttagggttccgtacctcaaaaggaaaaacggaacccttataggatcactttgttctctgtctgtctgtctgtctgtcgtgtctgtcaagaaacctatagggtacttcccgttgacctagaatcatgaaatttggtaggtaggtaggtcttagagcacaagtacaggaataaatttgaaaaccgcgaatttgtgtttacatcaattaaaaaaatattaaaatgtgttttttcaattttcaaaataagataactataccaagttggtcatatgaaagggctttacctgtacatcctaaaatagatttttatttatttttatgtataatagtttttgatttatcgtgcaaaatgttggaaataatacccgagtacggaaccctcagtgcgcgagtctgactcgcacttggccgattttttttaaataaaaaatctatgctttaaaagaaaagaaaactttttttaaagttgtgTGACATAtcacgtaatttgacgtacttctttagttaaatcgataatttaaaatgtttagcAAACATTAAACTAACAGCTGAAGTAGTTTTTACGAGTTTTGGAAGACTCTCCAttcaagaaataatttatttttgagataggcatcatcccaattcacTAGATATCAAAAAATGTAGAGTGGAACGGTACAgaattttgaacaaaaatgGCTTTGACTTACACAAGTATCATGGGCAATTAGTATACGATTTTTACCTTATACTTACATGCATTATTTACAGGTAGCAGATTAGAAGAGATTCTCCAGGCAGCGTTTGAAGTCCCCATCATCAATTTAGAAGATGTTTACTTCACGTACATAGTGTCGAAGATTAAGTTAAACTTAACTTTAACACATGATCGCAGATTAAGTCCTTATAAACCCTGGTTGCCCCTAGACTGTATATATTGGGGATTGGCTTCCACACATAGTTTGACACCAAACGAAATCTTGGGCGCATGGCCAAGTATTGAAAGGTTAGGGAAAAGATATGAACATGGTTTTGATAATTgtctatattttgttaataatatttggACCGAATTGTATTTGTATTGATTTTTGACCAGGTATTTAATTGTATTTGTTTGATTTCTAACTACGgccctcataagaaagctcggagtcactcagtgggcgatggagagagctatgcttggagtaaTTTCTCTACGTGATGAAATCAGATATGATGAGAACCGTAGGAGagccagagtaactgacatagatCAGTgtgttgcgaagctgaagtggtaatggccGAGGTACATTGTTCGAAAAACAGAAAgacgagtcgcaaggagccgctgaattcaggcggcgcaagatcgtggcgtgtAAAAGCCCCTACAAGAGACAGCTACTTATATGATacctattatatacttacttactggATTTACACTGAAAAtaaagattaggtacctactattaatatcataatatagtTATACAAAGTAGTtatgaccaagaaaaataaatgactcttattataattttgtgataacattaaaaatgtttattttgtttttaaagagAAAATAGTACAGAATTGATTGTGCCAAGACTGATtagaataaatataattatatttaagagTTTTAACACATGTAAACTTAACACCAACACTCGATTTAACCGTTTTCTAATTCAGTAACATCTTATTTTAACCACACATCCGACACTCCCATATAGACGAACtgatttaattatttacctattactCTATTACCGGAACACCGGTCTGTCCAGAGTCCGCAAAagcgaactgatttaattatCGATTGCTACTACCGGGGCACCAGCCTGCCCGCACATGATTTGGGTGGATGTGACTGACGGTGTATCTGAGGTTTGAGCGAAGCTAACGAGCGGGACAAAGCAACATCAGCTGTCAAGATACGGAACTCTCCATATATGAGTCCAAAACATAAGTGGcctatttaataaatttaaaaaggtTGATCCCTTATAGTAATACTAATGAAGAAATATACATAAGTGttaagttttagttaagtatctaataatattcttaacttcctaataaaaaatttacaaaacggTTGTTTGTTTTCTTTGATCACCGTTCAGTATTATAGCAGGAATCAGGAATCGAATCCGaaacaattataattataagaCCACAACTTCATCACTACGCCAAGGTGGTTTTCAAAGACTactgttccggtacgataccgcgTACAGTCCGAGcctagtatggatttaaatgtGGACGATGTCCGTGTCTATCTGTGCACCTACCGCTTCTACCACCAGAGAACGCAGgctaaaaaggtagcagacagacagacagacacactttcgcatttataatattagtatggattaagggCCGATTTCACCAATGTAAAATATGTCTTCTTAACCGAACGTAAAGATATTTTGGCATATTTTCATTACGCCCAATTTATATTCCTTGGTTGAGCGTGTGTTGACGTTGGGGAAATCGGCGTTAAATAGCTTACATTGTAAAATACTTATACATTGATGGTCAAAACAGGTGTTCGTGCGATAAGCGTTTAATAGTTTCTCGTCTTATTGGAATATTCGCATTGTTATTGAGCCATTCATGGCGTGCAGGGACGGACTCTGTCtgatctaaatatatataaagaaaagctaactaactgactgactgattgatctatcaacgcacagctcaaattattGGACGGGTAGGGCTGAAAATAGACATGCAGACAGCTAATGACGTAGACGTccgttaagatttttttttgaaaa
The window above is part of the Maniola jurtina chromosome 5, ilManJurt1.1, whole genome shotgun sequence genome. Proteins encoded here:
- the LOC123865038 gene encoding beta-1,3-galactosyltransferase 5-like isoform X3 — encoded protein: MKRKVPYLKLFFFTVPRRRGIAARLAVLSLVLAAIAAAWCLADLTSQVLLPPQPILALDHYAINRSLKSYLDNISVLIEPSSTVCSDNKRVDVLVLVTSSPKRFAQRQAIRDTWGKYVPAYFVLGLDGPAVEDLTADNYLEAKAYGDMIIFQFLDHYQNLTLKSALMMQWTAARCPSHLDELMLFKTDDDVLVNPWVLRRVVQQNSGKDLIGSRLEEILQAAFEVPIINLEDVYFTYIVSKIKLNLTLTHDRRLSPYKPWLPLDCIYWGLASTHSLTPNEILGAWPSIERLGKRYEHGFDNCLYFVNNIWTELYLY
- the LOC123865038 gene encoding beta-1,3-galactosyltransferase 5-like isoform X1; protein product: MKRKVPYLKLFFFTVPRRRGIAARLAVLSLVLAAIAAAWCLADLTSQVLLPPQPILALDHYAINRSLKSYLDNISVLIEPSSTVCSDNKRVDVLVLVTSSPKRFAQRQAIRDTWGKYVPAYFVLGLDGPAVEDLTADNYLEAKAYGDMIIFQFLDHYQNLTLKSALMMQWTAARCPSHLDELMLFKTDDDVLVNPWVLRRVVQQNSGKDLIGYRKVNSYLHRDAYNKWYVPRWLHRHDFVPEYLSGTGYLIKGSRLEEILQAAFEVPIINLEDVYFTYIVSKIKLNLTLTHDRRLSPYKPWLPLDCIYWGLASTHSLTPNEILGAWPSIERLGKRYEHGFDNCLYFVNNIWTELYLY
- the LOC123865038 gene encoding beta-1,3-galactosyltransferase 5-like isoform X2, giving the protein MKRKVPYLKLFLPRRRGIAARLAVLSLVLAAIAAAWCLADLTSQVLLPPQPILALDHYAINRSLKSYLDNISVLIEPSSTVCSDNKRVDVLVLVTSSPKRFAQRQAIRDTWGKYVPAYFVLGLDGPAVEDLTADNYLEAKAYGDMIIFQFLDHYQNLTLKSALMMQWTAARCPSHLDELMLFKTDDDVLVNPWVLRRVVQQNSGKDLIGYRKVNSYLHRDAYNKWYVPRWLHRHDFVPEYLSGTGYLIKGSRLEEILQAAFEVPIINLEDVYFTYIVSKIKLNLTLTHDRRLSPYKPWLPLDCIYWGLASTHSLTPNEILGAWPSIERLGKRYEHGFDNCLYFVNNIWTELYLY